One Paraburkholderia caballeronis genomic window, GGCATGACGCAGCACCTGAAGCCCTCCGAGCCGCTGTCGAGCGACGGCTACGCGCTGCCGTACCAGCTGCCGCGCAACCTGGAGGAGGGGCTCACGCTGATGGGCTCGTGCGAGCCGCTCAAGGACATCCTCGGCGAGAAGTTCGTGCGCGCGTACCTGGCGCTCAAGGAAACCGAATACGAGGCGTTTTTCCGGGTCATCAGCTCGTGGGAACGCCGTCACCTGCTGCTGCACGTCTGAACCGGAGACCGGACATGAACGACCGTACCCAAACGACGCCGCGCACCACCGCCGGCTACCGCGCGCTCGACGCCGCGCATCACATCCACCCGTTCTCGGACATGGGCGCGCTCAACCGCGACGGCAGCCGCGTGATCGTGAAGGCCGACGGGGTCTATCTGTGGGACTCGGAGGGCCAGCGCATCATCGACGGCATGGCCGGGCTGTGGTGCGTGAACGTCGGCTACGGCCGGCGCGAACTGGCCGGGGCGGCCTATGCGCAGATGCTGGAACTGCCGTACTACAACACGTTCTTCAAGACCACCCATCCGCCGGTGATCGAACTCTCGGCGCTGCTCGCGCAGGTCACGCCGGCGGGGTTCAACCGCTTCTTCTACTGCAACAGCGGTTCGGAGGGCAACGACACGGTGCTGCGCATCGTGCACCAGTACTGGCTCACCCAGGGCAAGGCCTCGAAGAAGTACGTGATCTCGCGGAAGAACGCGTATCACGGCTCGACGATCGCGGGCGCCACGCTCGGCGGGATGGGCTACATGCACGAGCAGATGCCGTCGAAGGTCGAGCACGTCGTGCATATCGACCAGCCGTATTACTTCGGCGAGGCGGACGAGGGCGTGACGCCGGAGGCGTTCGGGCTGGAGCGGGCGCGGCAGCTCGAAGCGAAGATCCTCGAACTGGGCGCGGAGAACGTCGCGGCGTTCATCGGCGAGCCGTTCCAGGGCGCGGGCGGGGTGATCTTCCCGCCGTCGACGTACTGGCCGGAGATCCAGCGGATCTGTCGCAAATACGACGTGCTGCTGGTGGCCGACGAGGTGATCGGCGGGTTCGGGCGCACCGGCGAGTGGTTCGCGCACCAGCATTTCGGTTTCGAGCCGGACCTGATGACGCTCGCGAAGGGGCTCACGAGCGGTTACGTGCCGATGGGGGCGGTGGCGCTGCACGACCGGATCGCGGACGCGATCATCGCGCACGGCGAGTTCAATCATGGCCTCACGTACTCGGGGCATCCGGTGGCGGCGGCGGTGGCGGTCGCGAACCTGACGCTGCTGCGCGACGGCGGGATCGTCGAAAAGGTGAAGGCGGATACCGGGCCGTACTTCCAGCAGGTGCTGCGCGAGACGTTCGAAGGCCATCCGGTCGTGGGCGAGATCGCGGGCGCGGGGCTGGTCGCGGGAATTCAGCTCGCGGCTGATCCGAAGGCGCGGAAACGCTTCGAAAACGGCGGCGAGGTCGGCACGCTGTGCCGCGACTTCTGCTTCAACGGCAACCTCATCATGCGCGCCACCGGCGACCGCATGCTGCTTTCGCCGCCGCTCGTCGTCACCCGCGCCGAGATCGACGAGATCGTCGCGAAAGCGAAGAGCGCGATTGATTCGACCGCCAAAAAACTAGGGCTTTTGTAACACCACTGACCACGGCCGGCGACGCACAACGGGGTGCTGCGGCGCCGCCAGCCGATTTTCACCTTCTGGGGAAACCATCATGAGCGTTTGTCATCTTCGTCATGCGGTCGCCGTCGCCGCACTGGCCGTCTGTGCGGGCCTCACTGCGACGAGCCAGCCGGCCCGCGCGGCGGATACCGAGCTGAACGTGTACAACTGGTCCGACTACATCGCGAAGGACACGATCCCGAACTTCGAAAAGGATTCGGGCATCCACGTGAAGTACGACAACTACGACAGCGACGACACGCTGCAGGCGAAGCTGCTCGCGGGCAGTTCGGGCTACGACATCGTGGTGCCGACGTCGAACTACATGGCCAAGCAGATCCAGGCCGGCGTGTATCAGAAGCTCGACAAGTCGAAGATCCCGAACTTCGCGAACCTCGACCCGACGCTGATGCACATGATCGCGGACGCCGATCCGGGCAACCAGTACGGCGTACCCTGGGCGTTCGGCACCGACGGCATCGGCTACAACGAGCAGGCCGTGCAGAAGGCGCTCGGCGCGAACGCGCCGGTCGACAGCTGGGCGCTCGTGTTCGACCCGGCGAACCTGTCGAAGCTGAAGGGCTGCGGCGTGTCGTTCCTCGACCAGGCGGTCGACGTGTTCGCGGCTACGCTGCAATACATGCACAAGGACCCGAACAGCACGAACCCGGCCGACTATCAGGCCGCGTTCGAAGTGCTGAAGAAAGTCCGCCCGTACATCACGCAGTTCAACTCGTCGGGCTACATCAACGATCTCGTGAACAACGACGTCTGCGTCGCGGTCGCGTGGTCGGGCGACGTCGGCATCGCGCACCGCCGCGCGACCGAGGCGAAGCGCTCGTACGAAATCAAGTTCTCGAACGTGAAGGAAGGCGGCCTGCTGTGGTTCGACGTGATGGTCATCCCGAAGGACGCGCCGCATCCGGAAGCCGCGATGAAGTGGATCAACTACATCGAGGACGCGAAGGTCAACTCGGCGATCACGAACGAGGTGTTCTACCCGACCGCGAACCGCGCCGCGCGCCAGTACGTAACGCCGTCGGTCGCGCAGGATCCGAACGTCTACCCGCCGGACGACGTGCTGAAGAAGATGACGCTGATGAAGCCGATGCCGGCCGACATCCTGCGCCTCGAAAACCGTCTGTGGGCGCAGCTCAAGACGGGGCACTGAGCGTCACTCACCCGCTGTCGATGGAGTCCTGAAGGAGACGACGCGGCAACAGGGATCGCTCGATCCCTCGCCGCCCGCAACAGCAGCCCTGAAGTCCGGCTGCGCGCAGCAACGCGAACCGTGCCGCGCGCAGCCTCCCCTGAGTTCCGGTCGCCCTGCCGAAGTCCGCGAGCCGCGTTGCGCGCCCCGTGTGGGGACGCTCGCGCCCGCGAACCGGCAACGGCCGTC contains:
- a CDS encoding polyamine ABC transporter substrate-binding protein; this encodes MSVCHLRHAVAVAALAVCAGLTATSQPARAADTELNVYNWSDYIAKDTIPNFEKDSGIHVKYDNYDSDDTLQAKLLAGSSGYDIVVPTSNYMAKQIQAGVYQKLDKSKIPNFANLDPTLMHMIADADPGNQYGVPWAFGTDGIGYNEQAVQKALGANAPVDSWALVFDPANLSKLKGCGVSFLDQAVDVFAATLQYMHKDPNSTNPADYQAAFEVLKKVRPYITQFNSSGYINDLVNNDVCVAVAWSGDVGIAHRRATEAKRSYEIKFSNVKEGGLLWFDVMVIPKDAPHPEAAMKWINYIEDAKVNSAITNEVFYPTANRAARQYVTPSVAQDPNVYPPDDVLKKMTLMKPMPADILRLENRLWAQLKTGH
- a CDS encoding aspartate aminotransferase family protein; protein product: MNDRTQTTPRTTAGYRALDAAHHIHPFSDMGALNRDGSRVIVKADGVYLWDSEGQRIIDGMAGLWCVNVGYGRRELAGAAYAQMLELPYYNTFFKTTHPPVIELSALLAQVTPAGFNRFFYCNSGSEGNDTVLRIVHQYWLTQGKASKKYVISRKNAYHGSTIAGATLGGMGYMHEQMPSKVEHVVHIDQPYYFGEADEGVTPEAFGLERARQLEAKILELGAENVAAFIGEPFQGAGGVIFPPSTYWPEIQRICRKYDVLLVADEVIGGFGRTGEWFAHQHFGFEPDLMTLAKGLTSGYVPMGAVALHDRIADAIIAHGEFNHGLTYSGHPVAAAVAVANLTLLRDGGIVEKVKADTGPYFQQVLRETFEGHPVVGEIAGAGLVAGIQLAADPKARKRFENGGEVGTLCRDFCFNGNLIMRATGDRMLLSPPLVVTRAEIDEIVAKAKSAIDSTAKKLGLL